The genomic region CGGCCCACGCCGTCAGGTCGCCGCGCAGGGTGCCGGTGTCCGCCAGCGGCCAGTCCCGTTCGAGCCGGGTGACGACCACGTCGGCCAGGAGCGCCTCACGGCTGCCCCACCGCCGGTAGACGCTGGTGTGGTTCACCCCGGCACGCTGGGCGATCGCGGGGATGGTGAGGTCGCTGCCCTCGGGGTCGGACAGCAGGTCGACGACCGCCTGGTGGACGGCGGAGCGGACCTGTTCGGGGCTCTTGCGGATGCGCGGGGTCGGTTGTTTCGAAGTCACGCCAACATCGTAAGCACATTTATTTGCTTTGCAGCGCATGGAGGGTCTACAGTCCTGCCATAGGCACAGATCTGTGCTTAAGGAGAGTGTGATGAAGCAGCTGCTGTTCCCCGACAACCCCCAGTTCTGGTACGAGACCCTGCGCTCGATGAGCCACATCGCCTACGGCGGAGCGGACTTCGGCGAGGTCGTGGCCACCAGCGAGCGCATCAAGGAAGGCGACTACGACAGCTGGCACCAGGAGTGGCTCGCCACCGCAGACCGCGTCTCCGCCGAGGCCCAGAGGGCCCTGGCCGTCGGCCACACGATCAGCGCCCGGGACGGGTTCCTGCGCGCCTCGAACTACTACCGGTCGGCCGAGTTCTTCCTGCACGGCCACCCGTGCGACCCCCGCCACGACCACGCCTACGACCGCAGCGTGGCCTGCTTCCGAGCGGCGGCGGCACTGTTCACCCCCGTCATCGAGCCGGTCCGCATCCCCTACGAGGACACCACCCTGCCCGGCTACCTCTACCGGGCCGACGACTCCGGCACTCCCCGCCCGACCCTGATCATGCACGGCGGCTTCGACGGCACCGCCGAGGAACTCCACTTCAGCGGCGCACTGGCCGCCGTCGAACGCGGCTACACCGTCCTGACCTTCGACGGCCCCGGACAGCCCGGCCCCCGCCACCACCAGGGCCTGGTCTTCCGCCCCGACTGGGAGAACGTCATCACCCCCGTCGTCGACTTCGCCGAAACCCTGCCCGAGGTCGACAACAGCCGCATCGCACTCCTCGGGAGCAGCATGGGCGGCGTACTCGCCCCCAGAGCCGCCGCCTTCGAGCACCGCCTCGCCGCCCTGATCGCCGTCGACGGCGTCTACGACCTCGGCCAGATATCCACCCGCAACATCCCCGGCGACCGGGGCCAGGCCGAACGGCTCCTGCGCTCGGACTCCGCCCCCGAACTCGACGCGAACTTCGAAGAGATCATGTCCAAGGACGCCACCGCCCGGTGGGCCATCAACCACGGCATGTACGTCATGGGCGTGGACACCCCCCGGGGCTTCAGCGCCTCCTACCTCGACTACACCCTCGACGGCGGCATCGCCGAACGGATCCAGTGCCCCACCCTCGTGTGCGACGCCGCCGAGGACGAGTTCTTCAAGGGCCAGCCCGAGCAGCTCTACGAGCACCTCACCTGCCCCAAGACCCTCATGGTGTTCACAGCCGAAGAGGGCGCCGGCGCGCACTGCCACCCCGGCGCCATGCGCCTCGCCCTCGCCCGCATCTACGACTGGCTCGACACCACCCTCACCACCGCAGTCTGAACGGCCGGCCACCGTCGGCACACCACGACCAGCCACTCCCGGTCCGTACGGACCGCCTCACACCCTCAAGGAACCCCGATGAACCGCACCGGTATCGCAGCTGCCCTGGGCGACCTGCTCTTCAACCGCGACATATCCCTGGAGGAGGCCGCCGACCGCCACTTCACCCCCGCGTACCGCCAGCGCACCGACGGCGAGTGGGCCGACCGCGCCGAGTTCCTCGACCACATCAGCCACCTGCGCACCATCGTCGCCGGCGGCACGGTCGAGGTCCACGACGAGCTCTACGACGGCACCAAGTACGCCGATCGCCACACCTGCCACATCACCAAGAAGGACGGCACCACCGTCACCATGGAGGTCTACGTCTTCGCCGACCTCGCCCCCGACGGCCGCTTCGACCGCATCGAGGAAACCACCCTCATGCTCAGCGGCACCGACGCCGACCGCAACATCGGAAGCGCCCGCTGACGACCCGCTCTCGTGGAGGACCTTCAGGACCTGCTGAGGTGCTGGAGCGGCGTTCGGGTCGGGCCGCTCCGGCCTCACGGACATCAGTCCCAGAGGGAGACCGCCAGGACCAGGGCGATGACCGGGATCAGCAGCCACGGCTCGGCCAGGACCAGGAGCCCGCTGAAGACCAGGGAGAAGTACGCCAGTGCTTTGGCGACGCGGCGCCGGGCCTTGCTCTTCCGGCCCTTGTTCTTCTTCGAGCCCTTGTGGTGCGGCGCCTCGGCCTCCGTGCCGGAGACCACCTCAAAGGTCTGCGTGTTGGTGTCGATGTCGGTGTCGATTGCGGTTTCGGGCTTCATGTCGATGTTCGTCATGACGCTCAGCTTCGTCGCGGGTACACCGCTGTCGCGTCGGTGAAGCCCACCTATCTAGGTGAAGACCACCGACGCGTACGTAGAGCCGCCACGGTGAAGGTTGGTCCATGAACGCTTACACGGATCGCGCGGAGATCGTTTTGTGGGTACGGCATGAGGACGGCCGGTGGTCTGCCAGGACGGTCTGGGTGGTGGTGCTCAACGGACTCAACGGGCTCAACGGGCGCTACGGGCAGGCGTATGTCCGCTCGGCCTTCGGCCGGCGCAGTGCCTGGTACCTCCGGGTACTGCGGGGTGCGGACACAGCGGTGGAGGTGGCCGGGGTCCGGATGCCCGTCACCCTCCGGCCGGTGGACGACCTCGAACTCGTCGAGCGCGTCTCCGGTGCCTACCGGGCCAAGTACGGTTCGAGCTGGCCCGGCCCGGTGGAGTCGATGAACGGGCCCGAGGCCGCGGCCACCACCATGCGGCTAACGGATATCGGGCAGGTCACGCAGCTGTCTGCGTGAGGTGAGCCCGAGCTTGCGGAAGATGTTGCGCAGGTGCGCGTCGACCGTCCGCGGACTGAGGAACAGCTTCGCCGCCACCTCCTTGGAAGTGGCGCCGTCCGCGACCAGGCGCGCGATGTGCACCTCCTGCATCGTCAGCTGGTCCGATGCCTTCGACGTGCGGCTGCGGGCCTGCTCGCCCGTGGCACGGAGTTCGCCCGCGGCGCGCTCGGCGAACGCCTCCAGACCAAGATCGGACAGCACCTCGTGCGCCGCCCGCAGCTCGGACCGGGCGTCACGCCGTCGGCCCTGGCGGCGCAGCCACTCCCCGTACAGCAGCTGTGCGCGGGCGCGGTAGACGATCAGCGCGCTGTCGTCGAGCAGGCCGATCGCCTCCTCGTACGCGGATTCGTCCTCGGTCACCAGAGCCCGCGCATAGGCCTCGACGCCAAGGCCCCACGCATGCCGGCCCGCCTGCGTGCGCTCCTGGAGGGACGCGAGGGCCGCGGCGGCGACCTCGCTCTCACCGCATCGCACCGCCGCCTCGACCAGCTCGGGCAGGGCGAGGCTCGACGTGCCGACGGCGCCGTACTCGACCGCTTGCTTCGCCGCCTTCAGTGCGGCCGGGTAGTCGGCAAGGCCGTTGCCGAGCACGGCCGTCGCCCACTGCACGCTCAGGGTCATCCGATGATCCACCGACGCGAACAGTTCGGCGGCCTCCTCGCGCCGCCCGCGCAACGCGGCCAGGTGGAGGCGCGGGTAGACCAGCGGTGCCGCGCCGGTGGCGTCGGCGATCGCCTCCTCCTCGGAGATCAGCTCCATCGCGGTGCCGAAGTCGCCGGCGTGCGCGGTCGCGGCGGCCTGCATGGCCAGTCCGATGGGCAGGGCGTGGAAGGAACCCGACTCCCGGCCGGCCGCGACGGCACGGGTGGCGATGCCGTACATGGTGTCGCGGTTCCACAGTTCGGTGGCCACCATGAACCCCAGTGACGGCCGTCTGGCCCACACCTCGTGGCCGGCGTCGCCGACGACCGGCCTCAGGATCTCCCCGGCCGCCCGGTGCCCGTCGCCGACCAGGCTGGTGAGGCCGGCCAGGACCGCCGCCGCGCCGGCCACCGGCCCGCCCGCCACCGGCCCGCCCGTCGGCGGAGCCTGCCTGACGGCGTCCACCACGTGGTCGAGGCCGCCGAGCAGGACGCCCATCTCGATGGCGTCCAGATAGCACTCCCGTGACCAGGCGGGGTTGGTGGCCGCCAGCCGGGCGGCGGCCCGCAGGAGGTACTTCGTGGGGCCTTCGTCTCCGCGGCGACGGACGAACGACAGCCTGCCGCGGAGCAGGTCGGCCCTGGCGTCCTGGCCCGGATCGTCGGTCGCCACGGTGGTGAGCAGTTCGGCCGCCGTGTCGAAGTCGCCCACCGAGAGCTTGGCCTCTACCGCGGCGAGGACCCGCTCGGTGCGTTGGACCGGACCGATCGTGAGCGCGGCCGAGCGTTCGAGGAAGGCCGCCGCCGCCGCGACGCCGCCCCGTTCGCGGGCGCGTGTGGCGGAGGCTTCGAGCTCGGCGGCGACCTGCTCGTCCGGACCGGCACTGGCCTGGGCGCGATGCCAGGCCCGCCGGTCGGGGTCGGTGACCGGGTCGGTCACGGCGGCCAGCGCCTCGTGCGCCCTGCGCCGCTCCTCCGGCGCCGCGGCGCGGTAGGCGGCCGAGCGGGCGAGGGGGTGGCTGAACCGGATCCGGGTGCCGAACTCGACCAGCGGCGCGGACTCCGCGGCGGCGGCCGCGTCGATGCCCAGGAGTTCGGCCGCGCGCCACAGCAGGCCGGGGTCGCCGATCGGGTCGGCGGCGGCGACCGTCACCAGCAGCCGGGCCGCCGGCGGCAGGAGTTCCAGCCGGGAACGGAAGCTCTGCTCGATCACTGCGGGTACCGAGTCGGGCTGGGCGAATCCGCCCGCCATCCCGGCAAGTCCGGCGGTCCTGGGAAGTTCCACCAGCGCGAGCGGATTGCCGCGCGCCTCGGCCAGGATGCGGTCCCGCACCCGCTCGTCCAGCGGGGCGCGGATCGCCGCGGCCAGCAGCGCGCGCGCATCCTTTTCGCCGAGCCCCTGAAGCGAACGGCTGGGCAGCTCGTCCAGCTCGGGCAGGCGGCTCGGCTCGCGCACCGCGAACACGAGGGCGATCGACTCGGCCGAGACCCGGCGGGCCAGGAAGGCCAGCGCCTTGGCCGACGCCTGATCCAGCCACTGTGCGTCGTCGACGACGCACAGGAGCGGGCGTTCCCGCACGGTCTCCACCAGGAGTCCCAGCGACGCGACGCCGACCAGGAACGGATCGGGTGTGCCGGTGTCGAGGCCGAAAGCGATCTCCAGCGCCTTGCGGTGCGGCGCGGGCAACGCCGTCAGCCCGTCGGTGACGGGCGCGAGCAACTGGTGCAGCGCGGCGAACGGCAGCTCCGTCTCGAATTCCGCGCCGGACGCCCGCATGACGAGGAACCCGGCCGCGGCCTCGTCCAGGTGGCGCAGCAGCACGCTCTTGCCGATGCCCGCCTCACCGCGCAGGACCAGGGCGCCGCCCCGGCTCTCCCGCGCCGCTTGAAGCAGGGCATCGAGCCGTCGTATCTCGTCCTGACGGCCGACCAGCGCATCCGTGTGTGTCTCGGGCATGGTCGAAAACCTATGCGGTCATGGGCCTTAGGGGAATCCGAGGCCGACCGGCGTCACCTAAGTGCCTACCGCGGGCGGTCGTATAGGCGATGACTACCGACGCGAGCGGGAGGCTCCCGCTGCGAGTGTCGAGACATGACCCGCACCGCACCGCAACGGACGACAACCGGCTGGACACCGCTGGTGGTTCTGGCCACGGCCCAGTTCCTGGTCGTACTGAGCACGTCGATCGTGAACGTCGCCCTGCCGCAGATCCGGGCCGGGCTCGAACTGTCGGACACGGGCCAGGCATGGACGGTCAACGCCTATGTACTGGCCTTCGGCGCCCTGTTGCTGCCGGGCGGGCGGGCCGGCGACGTATACGGCCTCCGTCGCGTGTTCCTGCTCGGCACTGGCCTGTTCGCCCTCTCCTCCCTGGGCGCCGCTCTGGCGCCCACGGCGATCGCGCTGATCGCCTGCAGGGCGGTGATGGGAATCGGGGCCGCGCTGCTGGCGCCCACGGCGCTCGCCCTGGTGCTGACGCTCTACTCCGGCAAGGAGCACCGTGGCACCGCACTCGGTGTGTGGGGCGCGGTCTCCGGGGCCGGCGGGGCGGCGGGCGTGCTGCTGAGCGGGCTGCTCACCAGCGTGTTCGGCTGGCGCGCGGTGTTCGTCGTGATGGTGCCCTTCGCCCTGGCGGTGTTGGTGGCCACCGTGTGGCTGGTCGGCGCGGACCGCCCACGCGGCGGAAGCCTGGACGTCCCG from Streptomyces sp. NBC_00190 harbors:
- a CDS encoding nuclear transport factor 2 family protein — protein: MNRTGIAAALGDLLFNRDISLEEAADRHFTPAYRQRTDGEWADRAEFLDHISHLRTIVAGGTVEVHDELYDGTKYADRHTCHITKKDGTTVTMEVYVFADLAPDGRFDRIEETTLMLSGTDADRNIGSAR
- a CDS encoding alpha/beta hydrolase family protein, translated to MKQLLFPDNPQFWYETLRSMSHIAYGGADFGEVVATSERIKEGDYDSWHQEWLATADRVSAEAQRALAVGHTISARDGFLRASNYYRSAEFFLHGHPCDPRHDHAYDRSVACFRAAAALFTPVIEPVRIPYEDTTLPGYLYRADDSGTPRPTLIMHGGFDGTAEELHFSGALAAVERGYTVLTFDGPGQPGPRHHQGLVFRPDWENVITPVVDFAETLPEVDNSRIALLGSSMGGVLAPRAAAFEHRLAALIAVDGVYDLGQISTRNIPGDRGQAERLLRSDSAPELDANFEEIMSKDATARWAINHGMYVMGVDTPRGFSASYLDYTLDGGIAERIQCPTLVCDAAEDEFFKGQPEQLYEHLTCPKTLMVFTAEEGAGAHCHPGAMRLALARIYDWLDTTLTTAV
- a CDS encoding helix-turn-helix transcriptional regulator → MPETHTDALVGRQDEIRRLDALLQAARESRGGALVLRGEAGIGKSVLLRHLDEAAAGFLVMRASGAEFETELPFAALHQLLAPVTDGLTALPAPHRKALEIAFGLDTGTPDPFLVGVASLGLLVETVRERPLLCVVDDAQWLDQASAKALAFLARRVSAESIALVFAVREPSRLPELDELPSRSLQGLGEKDARALLAAAIRAPLDERVRDRILAEARGNPLALVELPRTAGLAGMAGGFAQPDSVPAVIEQSFRSRLELLPPAARLLVTVAAADPIGDPGLLWRAAELLGIDAAAAAESAPLVEFGTRIRFSHPLARSAAYRAAAPEERRRAHEALAAVTDPVTDPDRRAWHRAQASAGPDEQVAAELEASATRARERGGVAAAAAFLERSAALTIGPVQRTERVLAAVEAKLSVGDFDTAAELLTTVATDDPGQDARADLLRGRLSFVRRRGDEGPTKYLLRAAARLAATNPAWSRECYLDAIEMGVLLGGLDHVVDAVRQAPPTGGPVAGGPVAGAAAVLAGLTSLVGDGHRAAGEILRPVVGDAGHEVWARRPSLGFMVATELWNRDTMYGIATRAVAAGRESGSFHALPIGLAMQAAATAHAGDFGTAMELISEEEAIADATGAAPLVYPRLHLAALRGRREEAAELFASVDHRMTLSVQWATAVLGNGLADYPAALKAAKQAVEYGAVGTSSLALPELVEAAVRCGESEVAAAALASLQERTQAGRHAWGLGVEAYARALVTEDESAYEEAIGLLDDSALIVYRARAQLLYGEWLRRQGRRRDARSELRAAHEVLSDLGLEAFAERAAGELRATGEQARSRTSKASDQLTMQEVHIARLVADGATSKEVAAKLFLSPRTVDAHLRNIFRKLGLTSRRQLRDLPDIR
- a CDS encoding DUF2255 family protein; the encoded protein is MNAYTDRAEIVLWVRHEDGRWSARTVWVVVLNGLNGLNGRYGQAYVRSAFGRRSAWYLRVLRGADTAVEVAGVRMPVTLRPVDDLELVERVSGAYRAKYGSSWPGPVESMNGPEAAATTMRLTDIGQVTQLSA